Genomic window (Subtercola endophyticus):
CGATCTCGGAATAGTTGGTCACAGAATTCGTCATGGTATTCGTGGGCTTCGCGCTCTAGCGACGTGCCTTCTTCGCCTTTCGGTCGTAGTTCGGGTTCTCCCAGATGACGGTGCCGCCCTGGCCGAGGCCCACGCACATGGCGGTGAGGCCGTACTGCACCTCAGGGTGCTCGGCGAACTGTGCAGCGAGCTGGTTCATCAAGCGCACGCCCGACGAAGCCAGCGGATGCCCGATGGCAATAGCCCCGCCGTATTCGTTCACCCGCTCGTCGTCATCGTCGATTTTGAAGTGATCGAGGAACGACAGCACCTGAACGGCGAACGCCTCGTTGAGCTCGAACAGGCCGATGTCGGTGATCGACAGGCCGGCCTTCTTCAGCGCCTTCTCGGTCGACGGAACCGGGCCGATGCCCATGATCTCGGGTTCGACACCGGCGAAAGCGAAGCTCACCATCTTCATCTTGGGCGCGAGACCCAGCTCGCGGGCGACCTCGCCGCTGGCGAGCAGAGCTGCGGTCGCACCGTCGTTCAGACCGGACGAGTTACCGGCCGTGACGCGCCCGTGCGGGCGGAACGGAGTGCGCAGGTTCGCGAGCCCCTCCATGGTGGTCTCGGGGCGTGGCGCCTCGTCTACCGTTGCAAGGCCCCAGCCGTTCTCGCTGCGGGTCGCGACGGGAATCAGATCGGGCTGAATCTTGCCGGCGGCGTAGGCCGCGGCCACCTTCTGCTGCGAACGGAAGGCGTAACGGTCGGAACGCTCCTTCGTGAGCTGCGGAAACCGATCGTGGATACGCTCAGCGGTGTTGCCCATGTTCAGCGCCTCGGCGTCGACCAGACGCTCGGAGAGAAACCGCGGGTTCGGGTCGGCCCCGGCGCCCATCGGGTGATGGCCCATGTGCTCGACGCCGCCGGCGATGACGAGGTCGTAGGCACCGAACGCGATGCCGCTTCCCGTCGTCGTGACGGCCGTCATGGCGCCGGCGCACATGCGGTCGATCGCGAATCCGGGAACCGACTTCGGCAGCCCCGACAGCAGGGCTGCGGTGCGGCCGATCGTCAGGCCCTGGTCGCCGGTCTGCGTGGTCGCGGCGATGGCGACCTCGTCGATGCGGTCTTTCGGCACGTTCGGGTTGCGCTCGAGCAGGCCCATGATCGCCTTGACCACCAGGTCGTCGGCACGGGTCTGCCAGTACATGCCCTTTTCGCCCGCACGCCCGAACGGGGTGCGAACGCCATCAACGAATACGACTTCAGATTTTTCGGCCACTATGCCTCATGCCTCCTGGAATAACATCTGTGACGATCCTAGGCACGCCCCGAAAGGGTCAGAAATCGTTTGATTCTTCCTACGATTCACCCTCGGCGGCGTCGAGAAGGCTTTGGTGGGCTTCTACAAAGGCTTGGGCGATTGGCTGTGCGGTTAGCTCAATCTGCCACGGCCGGGCGCCCGACTTCTGCAGGGCTTCGGCGACCGTCTGGGCGTCGACCACGGTCGGCGGCGTCCAGGCCAGCCTGCGCAACAGCTCGGGCGTGAGCAGGTTCTCGAGCGGTATGGCGTGCTCTTCACCGAGCGCCAGAAGGGCCTGGCGCGCGGCCTTCAGCCGGGCATCCGCTTCGGGGTTCCGGTCGGCCCAGGCCCGCGGCGGGGGCAGCGTATCGGTCGAGCGAGTCAGTTGTGGCGGGGTCGTGGATGCCCGGCCCACCTCGATGGCGGCCCACCAGCGGTCGAGTTCCGAGCGTGACGCGCGCCCGGTGAACTCGCGCATGGCGGCGAGCTCACGTTTCGACTCCGGCAGCGCCCGCGCCACCGCGGTCAGCGACAGGTCGGGAACGAGCCGGCCCGGGGCGATGTCGGTCTCGCGCGCCAGCTGGTCGCGGGCCAACCACAGCTCGCGGGCGACCGAGAGGTTCTTGGCGCCTCGCAGCGAATGCACGCCCGACAGTCGGCGCCACGGATCGGCGAGCGGCGCTTTGGCCTCTTTGTCGAGCGTGGCCTGAAACTCCTGCCGCGCGATTTCGGTCTTCTGCTGCTCGTCGAGCAGCCGCACCATCACGTCGCGCAGATCGATGAGCAGTTCGACGTCGAGTGCCGCGTACTCCAGCCATGCCGCGGGGAGCGGGCGCGTCGACCAGTCGGCCGCCGAGTGCTCTTTCGCCAAGTGGATGCCCAGCAGCTCTTCGACCACCGTGCCGAGCCCCACGCGGGGCAGCCCGAGCAGCCGCGCGGCCAGTTCGGTATCGAAGATGCGCGTCGGTTCCAGCTCGACCTCACGCAGGCAGGCGAGGTCTTGGCTCGCGGCATGCAGCACCCACTCTTCGTCACCGATCACCGCAGAGAGTTCGGCGAACGATCCGATCGGGGGAGGGTCGAACAAGAAGGTGCCGGCACCGCGCCGGTAGAGCTGAATGAGGTAGGCGCGCTGCGAGTATTTGAAGCCCGACGCTCGTTCGGCATCGATAGCAATGGGCCCGGTGCCCCCGGCGATGACCTGCACGGCGTCGAGGTACGCCTGCCGGGTGTCGATGACGCTGCGCGGCGAGCCCTCGTTCGCCGGCAGTGCGTCAGTCACGGGCGTTGCGTTTCGCAGAGAGCAGGCTCACACCTTCGGCGACGGGCGGCAGCCCGGCCAGCATGCACAGCAGCTCACCCCAGGCTTCGACGTGGGTCTTCACGTCAGCGTCTTTCGGGCTCCACGAAGCGCGCAACTCGATCTGCGCCCCGTCGCCCTGCTTGGCGAGCTCGCCGAACCCGGAAGAGATGATTTTGGTTGCTGTACCCGAAGCATGTGAATAGTTTGCTCCCTGAGCATCCAATGCATCAATCAACCACGACCAGGTCACGTCGGCGAGAAACGGATCGAGGCCGATCTCGGTCTCGAGCGGGGCCTGAACGAAACACACAACACGGAACGGGCCGCCCCACGCCGGGGGCTCTTCGGGGTCGTAGAGCAAGATGAATCGCCCGGTGCCGAGGTCGGAATCCGACCCATGGCGGGCGGGAGAGACGTCTGCCGAGAGAGCGATCGAGTACGGTGCGAGGTTGGCCGGTGACGCGATCTCGTTCACCACGAGTTCGGGGCGGGTTACGGCCTTTCGCAGAGAGCCGAGCGCGCCTGCGAATTCCGTGGGCAGCGCGGGGCTGAAAGGAGAATCGGACACGACGCAAGACTAGAGTTTTTTTGTGTATCTGCTGGGAAGGCACGCCGTTTGACCGCAGCGCCCGCCTGCGTCATGAATAATCCCGCCACGCTGTGAAAAGGTGAACTAATGACCACTCGCGACCCGCATCCCTCGATCAAACGCGACATCATCGCCCCGTGGGTGATCTCGGCCATCGCTGTCGGCACCGCGGCGACTCTGGCCACGGCGGCCGCCGCCTTCGTCACTGCGAAGTTCTCTCGCTCTGTCGTGATTCCCACCGACTCGGCCACCGAGAACCTGCGCATCTACGCGGTTGATCTCGAGGCAGGCACCGTGACGCTGGGCATCTCGCCCGACTCGCTGGTGGCCGGGCGGTACAGCCTCTGGTTCGCTGGCGGAACCGGTCACGCCCGCATCGGCGGCATTCTCTCGGTCGCCGACGGCCGCGTCGTACGCACCCTCGAGAGCGTCGACAACGGCGAGTTGCAGGATGCCCGCTGGTGCCGCCTCGGCAGCTGGTACTTTCTCGACCCCCGCGAGCTCGGTTTCGAGGTGCAAGACGTCATCGTCGAGACCGAGGTCGGGCCCGCCCCGGCCTGGCTCATTGCCGCGGCGAATCGCGCCGATGGCGCCGGCCCCGACGCGGGGGGCTCAGCGGCGTTCTCGGAGGCACCTGTGGCGAACCGCTGGGCGATCCTGGTGCACGGCAGGGGAGTGCGCCGGGCCGAGACGATCCGCGCGCTGCCGCTCTTTCACGAACTCGGCTACACCACGCTGCAGGTGTCGTATCGCAACGACGGAGAGGCCCCGAAGAGTGCCGACGGCCGGTACGCGCTCGGCGACACCGAATGGCACGACATCGACGCCGCCATGGCCTACGCCGTCGAGCACGGTGCGACCGAGCTGGTGCTGATGGGCTGGTCGATGGGCGGGGCGACGGTGCTGCAGGCGGCGACCCGATCATCCTCTCGTTCCTACCTGAAGGCCGTGGTGCTCGACTCGCCCGTCGTGGCCTGGAGCGACACCATCGTCTTTCAGGGGCACCTCAACCACTTGCCCGAGCCGATCTCGAAGGCCGTGATGGCCACGATCGGGTCGGAGGTCGGCCGCACGGTGACCGGCCAGTCGCAGCCGATCGACTTCAAACGGCTCGACTTCGTCGCCCGCGCCGCCGAAGTCGTGTGGCCCGTGCTCATTCTGCACAGCGACGACGACGGCTTCGTGCCCTCGACCGCCTCGCGCAAGCTGGCCGAGGCCCGCCCCGACCTCGTGACGCTGGTGCCCTTCTCCGTGGCCAAGCACGTGCGCCTCTGGAACTACGACCCCGAGAAGTACACCACGGCCATCCGCACCTGGCTCGCAGCAAACACCTGAATCATTTCGCCGAACTCGCGTAAT
Coding sequences:
- a CDS encoding alpha/beta hydrolase family protein yields the protein MTTRDPHPSIKRDIIAPWVISAIAVGTAATLATAAAAFVTAKFSRSVVIPTDSATENLRIYAVDLEAGTVTLGISPDSLVAGRYSLWFAGGTGHARIGGILSVADGRVVRTLESVDNGELQDARWCRLGSWYFLDPRELGFEVQDVIVETEVGPAPAWLIAAANRADGAGPDAGGSAAFSEAPVANRWAILVHGRGVRRAETIRALPLFHELGYTTLQVSYRNDGEAPKSADGRYALGDTEWHDIDAAMAYAVEHGATELVLMGWSMGGATVLQAATRSSSRSYLKAVVLDSPVVAWSDTIVFQGHLNHLPEPISKAVMATIGSEVGRTVTGQSQPIDFKRLDFVARAAEVVWPVLILHSDDDGFVPSTASRKLAEARPDLVTLVPFSVAKHVRLWNYDPEKYTTAIRTWLAANT
- a CDS encoding DUF3000 domain-containing protein translates to MSDSPFSPALPTEFAGALGSLRKAVTRPELVVNEIASPANLAPYSIALSADVSPARHGSDSDLGTGRFILLYDPEEPPAWGGPFRVVCFVQAPLETEIGLDPFLADVTWSWLIDALDAQGANYSHASGTATKIISSGFGELAKQGDGAQIELRASWSPKDADVKTHVEAWGELLCMLAGLPPVAEGVSLLSAKRNARD
- a CDS encoding thiolase family protein, translated to MAEKSEVVFVDGVRTPFGRAGEKGMYWQTRADDLVVKAIMGLLERNPNVPKDRIDEVAIAATTQTGDQGLTIGRTAALLSGLPKSVPGFAIDRMCAGAMTAVTTTGSGIAFGAYDLVIAGGVEHMGHHPMGAGADPNPRFLSERLVDAEALNMGNTAERIHDRFPQLTKERSDRYAFRSQQKVAAAYAAGKIQPDLIPVATRSENGWGLATVDEAPRPETTMEGLANLRTPFRPHGRVTAGNSSGLNDGATAALLASGEVARELGLAPKMKMVSFAFAGVEPEIMGIGPVPSTEKALKKAGLSITDIGLFELNEAFAVQVLSFLDHFKIDDDDERVNEYGGAIAIGHPLASSGVRLMNQLAAQFAEHPEVQYGLTAMCVGLGQGGTVIWENPNYDRKAKKARR
- a CDS encoding HRDC domain-containing protein; this encodes MTDALPANEGSPRSVIDTRQAYLDAVQVIAGGTGPIAIDAERASGFKYSQRAYLIQLYRRGAGTFLFDPPPIGSFAELSAVIGDEEWVLHAASQDLACLREVELEPTRIFDTELAARLLGLPRVGLGTVVEELLGIHLAKEHSAADWSTRPLPAAWLEYAALDVELLIDLRDVMVRLLDEQQKTEIARQEFQATLDKEAKAPLADPWRRLSGVHSLRGAKNLSVARELWLARDQLARETDIAPGRLVPDLSLTAVARALPESKRELAAMREFTGRASRSELDRWWAAIEVGRASTTPPQLTRSTDTLPPPRAWADRNPEADARLKAARQALLALGEEHAIPLENLLTPELLRRLAWTPPTVVDAQTVAEALQKSGARPWQIELTAQPIAQAFVEAHQSLLDAAEGES